The proteins below are encoded in one region of Tsuneonella sp. CC-YZS046:
- a CDS encoding DUF7007 domain-containing protein has protein sequence MNAAAPIQAVYGRTADEHLAALVGDNAYLALPVGDGFRLATAWRINRPIAEWRRDDFYGFGSAIDGETEFRVHVEEQAHHQREKTALDRQHQPSDLWTPWGGSQGGVVYAEGVVFHHTAGHGGFNLDEARNAAMPAALRIEPGWYEEDCDWAMVAFGFPELFTAYERRIAEKTLRDTFPDRWEAVHGRSLAPGESFSNDRRLFEEAHAQDWIVISASMSGSAPGFVKCVATLGGKRDWRPYRGFLVPKAEYRSGPHGFMIDETRHETWELPTAPDA, from the coding sequence ATGAACGCGGCCGCTCCCATCCAGGCCGTCTATGGCCGCACCGCCGATGAGCATCTGGCGGCGCTGGTCGGTGACAATGCCTATCTCGCCCTTCCAGTCGGGGACGGTTTCCGCCTCGCAACGGCTTGGCGCATCAATCGCCCAATCGCCGAGTGGCGTCGGGACGACTTCTACGGGTTCGGTTCCGCCATCGACGGCGAGACGGAGTTCCGGGTTCACGTCGAGGAGCAGGCCCACCATCAGCGTGAGAAGACCGCGCTCGATCGACAGCACCAACCTTCCGACCTCTGGACACCTTGGGGCGGATCGCAGGGCGGCGTGGTCTATGCCGAGGGCGTCGTCTTCCACCACACCGCCGGACACGGCGGCTTCAACCTCGATGAAGCCCGTAACGCGGCCATGCCCGCCGCGCTACGCATCGAACCTGGCTGGTATGAGGAGGACTGCGATTGGGCGATGGTCGCGTTCGGCTTTCCCGAGCTGTTCACGGCCTATGAGCGGCGCATCGCCGAGAAGACGCTGCGCGACACCTTCCCCGACCGCTGGGAAGCCGTCCACGGCCGGTCCCTCGCACCGGGCGAATCCTTCTCGAACGATCGCCGCCTGTTCGAGGAGGCCCATGCGCAGGATTGGATCGTCATATCCGCCAGCATGTCGGGGAGTGCGCCGGGTTTCGTGAAGTGCGTCGCGACGCTCGGCGGGAAACGTGACTGGCGGCCATATCGCGGGTTTCTCGTCCCCAAGGCCGAGTATCGCTCCGGCCCGCATGGCTTCATGATCGACGAGACCCGGCACGAAACCTGGGAGCTGCCAACCGCTCCTGACGCCTGA
- the arsH gene encoding arsenical resistance protein ArsH, with amino-acid sequence MTRIRDLPEPGHLPALDRRYVHEQPALGLGAGDSPPRILLLYGSLRERSFSRFAVEEAARLLQFFGAETRIFDPFDLPLPDQVKDDDHSAIHELRNHALWSEGMVWCSPERHGQISSIMKAQIDHLPLEMRGLRPTQGRTLAVMQVSGGSQSFNAVNTLRLLGRWMRMFTIPNQSSVAMAYKEFDEMGRMKPSSYYDRIVDVMEELVRFTVLLRPHAAQLVNRYSERKAAGVVVDSANDLSAIAIRQSRS; translated from the coding sequence TTGACTCGTATCCGAGATCTTCCCGAGCCGGGCCATCTGCCCGCGCTCGATCGTCGCTATGTGCATGAGCAGCCCGCGCTCGGCCTTGGCGCGGGCGATTCGCCGCCGCGCATCCTGCTGCTCTATGGGTCGTTGCGCGAGCGGTCCTTCTCGCGCTTCGCGGTCGAGGAAGCTGCGCGGCTGCTCCAGTTCTTCGGCGCTGAGACGCGCATCTTCGATCCGTTTGATCTGCCGTTGCCCGATCAGGTGAAGGACGACGATCATTCCGCCATCCATGAGTTGCGCAACCATGCTCTGTGGTCCGAAGGCATGGTGTGGTGCAGCCCGGAGCGCCACGGCCAGATCAGCAGCATCATGAAAGCGCAGATCGACCATCTGCCGCTGGAGATGAGGGGGCTGCGCCCGACCCAGGGCCGCACGCTGGCGGTGATGCAGGTGTCAGGCGGTTCGCAGTCGTTCAATGCGGTCAACACCCTGCGCCTGCTCGGGCGCTGGATGCGTATGTTCACCATTCCCAACCAGTCGAGCGTGGCGATGGCCTATAAGGAGTTCGATGAGATGGGGCGTATGAAGCCGTCGAGCTACTATGACCGCATCGTCGATGTAATGGAGGAGTTGGTCCGGTTCACAGTGCTGCTGCGCCCGCACGCCGCGCAGCTTGTCAATCGCTATTCCGAGCGCAAAGCGGCGGGCGTCGTGGTCGATTCGGCCAACGATCTTTCGGCCATCGCTATCCGGCAGAGTCGAAGTTGA
- a CDS encoding DUF2493 domain-containing protein, translated as MTTDNPLPEHEPGHEESPTAYLLQEMALYGYRPFEDEPDQRPLPDSRSAEGAVADIFDAMVSCLIDTRLEPDLEDLLWNITNVFQRAGERIERELDDNEFAQKRSQREQDGSEVKSVELERLLREGATMIERRDAMEFFRDACADHYRIHIRKAWTPRSGSKVNRKALTSAVISSRDFINARKWADKQVLVPPGTRIAVSSGPAFNDVNFIFATLDRIKAKFPGMVLLHGATGTGGEHISVLWADNRGVPSVPFEPDWDKHKRAAPFKRNDEVLETMPKGLVVFPGTGIQDNIRDKAKAMGIKVWDFRQRGGA; from the coding sequence ATGACAACCGACAATCCGCTTCCCGAACATGAACCCGGGCACGAGGAATCCCCCACCGCCTACCTGCTTCAGGAGATGGCCCTATACGGATACAGGCCCTTCGAGGACGAGCCCGACCAGCGCCCGCTCCCCGACTCCCGCTCAGCCGAGGGCGCAGTCGCCGACATCTTCGACGCGATGGTCTCGTGCCTGATCGACACGCGGCTCGAACCCGACCTTGAAGACCTGCTCTGGAACATCACCAACGTCTTCCAGCGCGCCGGTGAACGGATCGAGCGCGAGCTTGATGACAACGAGTTCGCCCAGAAGCGCAGCCAGCGCGAACAGGATGGCTCCGAGGTGAAGTCGGTCGAGCTGGAGCGGCTGCTGCGCGAGGGCGCGACCATGATCGAGCGCCGCGACGCGATGGAGTTCTTCCGCGACGCCTGTGCCGATCACTATCGCATCCATATCCGCAAAGCCTGGACGCCGCGCTCCGGCTCGAAGGTCAACCGCAAGGCGCTCACCTCGGCGGTGATCTCCAGCCGCGACTTCATCAATGCGCGCAAATGGGCCGACAAGCAGGTGCTCGTGCCGCCCGGCACCCGCATCGCGGTCTCCTCGGGTCCGGCGTTCAACGACGTCAATTTCATCTTCGCGACGCTGGACCGGATCAAGGCGAAGTTCCCCGGCATGGTGTTGCTGCATGGCGCGACCGGCACCGGCGGTGAGCACATCTCCGTCCTCTGGGCCGACAATCGCGGCGTCCCGAGCGTCCCCTTCGAGCCCGATTGGGACAAGCACAAGCGGGCCGCGCCGTTCAAGCGCAATGACGAAGTGCTTGAAACGATGCCGAAGGGTCTCGTCGTCTTTCCCGGCACCGGCATCCAGGACAACATCCGCGACAAGGCCAAGGCGATGGGCATCAAGGTCTGGGACTTCCGGCAGCGTGGCGGCGCGTAA
- a CDS encoding ArsR/SmtB family transcription factor, which translates to MESDSTILALGALAQTTRLDTFRLLVRHEPDGLPAGEIARRLDVPQNTMSAHLGILSRAGLVKSERQSRSIIYRADLDTLRALTLYLVKDCCAGKPELCAPLVAELLPCC; encoded by the coding sequence ATGGAATCTGATTCGACCATTCTTGCCTTGGGCGCGCTCGCGCAGACGACGCGCCTTGATACTTTCCGCCTGCTGGTGCGGCACGAGCCGGATGGGCTGCCGGCCGGCGAGATCGCGCGCCGGCTCGACGTGCCGCAGAACACCATGTCCGCGCATCTCGGCATCCTGTCGCGCGCTGGGCTGGTGAAGTCCGAACGGCAAAGCCGGTCGATCATCTACCGCGCCGACCTCGATACGCTGCGCGCGCTCACTCTCTATCTCGTCAAGGACTGCTGCGCAGGGAAGCCGGAACTGTGCGCGCCGCTCGTCGCCGAACTTCTCCCCTGCTGCTGA
- a CDS encoding arsenate reductase ArsC yields the protein MSTDRVFNVLFLCTGNSARSILAESALNKLGEGRLRGFSAGSFPKGQVNPVALRLLERIGYPTEGLRSKSWEEFSRLDAPHMDFVFTVCDDAAGETCPVWPGHPMTAHWGIEDPSHAEGTEIERERAFVTALRYLENRIKLFLALPIETLEAKALGVNLREIGHAEGSTAKRGDAA from the coding sequence ATGTCCACCGATCGCGTGTTCAATGTCCTGTTCCTCTGCACCGGCAATTCGGCGCGCTCGATCCTCGCCGAAAGCGCGCTTAACAAGCTGGGCGAAGGTCGCCTCCGCGGCTTCTCGGCCGGCAGTTTCCCCAAGGGCCAGGTCAATCCGGTCGCACTGCGGCTACTGGAGCGGATCGGCTATCCGACTGAAGGGCTGCGCTCGAAAAGCTGGGAGGAGTTTTCCCGTCTCGATGCGCCGCACATGGATTTCGTGTTCACCGTCTGCGACGACGCAGCCGGTGAGACATGCCCCGTATGGCCCGGTCATCCGATGACCGCCCATTGGGGCATCGAAGATCCAAGCCATGCCGAAGGAACGGAGATCGAGCGCGAGCGCGCCTTCGTGACGGCGCTGCGTTATCTGGAAAACCGGATCAAGCTGTTCCTCGCGCTGCCCATCGAAACCCTCGAAGCCAAGGCGCTCGGCGTGAACCTGCGCGAGATCGGCCATGCCGAAGGCTCGACTGCAAAGCGCGGAGACGCCGCGTGA
- a CDS encoding toprim domain-containing protein — protein sequence MGRLSDQAGELANRLGDRAEAVCRHYLSKGHREGRYWLVGDAHNTPGRSLYVRLSGSEDGRGAAGKWTDAATGEHGDLLDIIALARGHSQLRDTLDEARSFLSLPNPEPCTDGPRHAREPQAPTGSPQAAKRLFAASGPVRGSVVQAYLRGRAITALRVDDPLRFHPRCYYTPSRKDLAGTRRVWPAMIAAVTDLDGAITGVHRTWLDPDASTKAPVVTPRRAMGFLLGHGVRFGRPDAVMAAGEGIETILSLRQVMPAMPMIAALSSPHLGAVLFPPALRRLYVGRDDDPAGDAALARLTERASGAGIEVVPLSPMLGDFNEDLRLVGAERMAAALGGQLIPEDAGRFLAMPG from the coding sequence ATGGGCCGGCTGTCGGATCAGGCAGGCGAACTGGCGAACCGTCTCGGCGATCGGGCCGAGGCGGTTTGCCGTCATTACCTGTCGAAGGGGCATCGCGAAGGCCGCTATTGGCTGGTTGGCGATGCCCACAACACGCCGGGCCGCAGCCTCTATGTGCGATTGTCCGGCTCGGAGGATGGCCGGGGCGCTGCCGGCAAATGGACTGACGCCGCGACCGGCGAGCATGGCGACCTGCTCGACATCATCGCGCTCGCCCGCGGCCATTCGCAGCTCCGCGACACGCTGGACGAGGCCCGGAGCTTCCTCAGCCTACCGAATCCCGAGCCTTGCACCGATGGTCCACGCCATGCGCGTGAGCCGCAAGCGCCCACCGGCTCGCCGCAAGCCGCCAAGCGCCTGTTCGCCGCGTCCGGGCCTGTCCGGGGATCGGTCGTTCAAGCCTATCTGCGGGGACGCGCGATCACGGCCCTGCGGGTGGACGATCCGCTCCGCTTCCACCCGCGCTGCTACTACACCCCGTCGCGGAAGGACTTGGCCGGAACACGTCGCGTATGGCCTGCCATGATCGCCGCCGTCACCGATCTCGACGGCGCGATCACCGGCGTTCATCGCACCTGGCTCGACCCGGACGCATCGACCAAGGCGCCGGTGGTCACGCCTCGGCGCGCGATGGGTTTCCTTCTCGGGCACGGCGTCCGCTTCGGCAGACCGGATGCGGTGATGGCGGCGGGCGAAGGCATCGAGACCATCCTGTCGCTGCGTCAGGTCATGCCCGCCATGCCCATGATCGCCGCTCTGTCCTCGCCCCACCTTGGAGCCGTCCTGTTCCCGCCCGCGCTCCGACGCCTCTATGTCGGCCGCGACGACGATCCGGCCGGCGACGCTGCGTTGGCGAGGCTGACCGAGCGGGCTTCCGGGGCCGGGATCGAGGTCGTGCCGCTCTCGCCCATGCTCGGCGATTTCAACGAGGATCTGCGCCTAGTCGGAGCCGAGCGGATGGCGGCGGCGCTGGGCGGGCAGCTCATCCCCGAGGATGCGGGCCGTTTCCTGGCCATGCCCGGCTGA
- the arsB gene encoding ACR3 family arsenite efflux transporter, whose amino-acid sequence MATGPASTAPARPGISFFERYLSLWVALCIVVGIALGHALPGLFSAIASAEVARVNLVVAVLIWLMIVPMLLKIDLGALGSVRQHWKGVGVTLFINWAVKPFSMALLGTFFLGWLFAPLLPEGEGPSYIAGLILLAAAPCTAMVFVWSNLCDGEPNFTLSQVALNDLIMVFAFAPLVGLLLGVAVVTVPWDTLLLSVGLYIVVPVIVAQILRRAVLASGGQASLDRLLAHLGPISLVALLSTLVLLFGFQGEAIIAQPLVIALIAVPILVQVYFNAGLAYWLSRRFGVAWCVAAPAALIGASNFFELAVAAAISLFGLKSGAALATVVGVLVEVPVMLSVVAIVKRTRGWYEKGAAA is encoded by the coding sequence ATGGCGACCGGTCCCGCCAGCACCGCACCGGCCCGTCCCGGCATCTCCTTCTTCGAGCGTTATCTGAGCCTGTGGGTGGCACTCTGCATCGTCGTCGGCATCGCGCTCGGCCATGCGCTGCCCGGCCTGTTCAGCGCGATCGCGTCGGCCGAAGTCGCGCGGGTCAATCTCGTGGTCGCGGTGCTGATCTGGCTGATGATCGTGCCGATGCTGCTCAAGATCGACTTGGGTGCCTTGGGATCGGTGCGCCAGCACTGGAAAGGCGTCGGCGTTACCCTATTCATCAATTGGGCGGTCAAGCCTTTCTCGATGGCGCTGCTGGGCACATTCTTCCTCGGCTGGCTGTTTGCGCCGCTGCTCCCCGAAGGCGAAGGCCCGTCCTATATCGCCGGGCTGATCCTGCTTGCCGCCGCGCCCTGCACGGCGATGGTGTTCGTCTGGTCGAATCTGTGCGACGGCGAGCCCAATTTCACGCTGAGCCAGGTGGCGCTGAACGACCTCATCATGGTGTTCGCCTTCGCGCCGCTGGTCGGCCTGCTGCTCGGCGTCGCTGTGGTGACGGTGCCGTGGGATACGCTGCTGCTGTCAGTTGGCCTCTATATCGTCGTGCCGGTGATCGTCGCGCAAATCCTCCGGCGCGCTGTGCTGGCATCGGGCGGACAGGCTTCACTCGACCGGCTGCTCGCCCATCTCGGTCCGATCTCGCTGGTCGCTTTGCTGTCAACGCTGGTGCTCCTGTTCGGCTTCCAGGGCGAGGCGATCATAGCGCAGCCGCTGGTGATCGCGCTGATCGCCGTGCCGATACTGGTGCAGGTCTATTTCAACGCGGGGCTGGCCTATTGGCTGAGCCGCCGGTTCGGCGTCGCCTGGTGCGTCGCGGCACCGGCCGCGCTGATAGGCGCATCCAATTTTTTCGAGCTGGCCGTGGCGGCGGCAATCAGCCTGTTCGGCCTCAAGTCCGGTGCGGCGCTCGCCACGGTGGTCGGTGTGCTGGTCGAGGTGCCGGTGATGCTCTCGGTCGTGGCGATCGTGAAGCGCACGCGCGGCTGGTATGAGAAGGGGGCGGCCGCTTGA
- the arsC gene encoding arsenate reductase (glutaredoxin) (This arsenate reductase requires both glutathione and glutaredoxin to convert arsenate to arsenite, after which the efflux transporter formed by ArsA and ArsB can extrude the arsenite from the cell, providing resistance.) has protein sequence MTDIIIYHNPECGTSRNVLGLIRNAGIEPTIIEYLQTPPSRDKLVALMAAAGLSPRDVLRIKGTIYEGLRDDDPVLGDEALLDAMMKHPILINRPLVETPLGVRLCRPSEVVLDILPKPQLGAFAKEDGHQVVDETGVRLV, from the coding sequence GTGACCGACATCATCATCTATCACAACCCCGAGTGCGGCACCTCGCGCAACGTGCTGGGCCTGATCCGCAACGCCGGCATCGAGCCCACGATCATCGAATATCTGCAAACGCCGCCCTCGCGCGACAAGCTGGTCGCGTTGATGGCGGCCGCCGGCCTTTCTCCGCGCGATGTGCTGCGCATCAAAGGCACGATCTATGAAGGGCTGCGCGACGATGACCCGGTGCTGGGCGACGAAGCCCTGCTCGACGCGATGATGAAGCATCCGATCCTCATCAACCGGCCGCTGGTCGAAACGCCGCTGGGCGTGCGCCTTTGCCGCCCGTCCGAAGTCGTGCTCGATATCCTGCCGAAGCCCCAGCTAGGCGCTTTCGCCAAGGAGGACGGGCACCAAGTCGTCGATGAAACCGGCGTGCGGCTGGTCTGA
- a CDS encoding strawberry notch-like NTP hydrolase domain-containing protein — protein sequence MTLAAPAARSAAPFPVAPGFAATARSILAAAALILPDLERGRAIDARALRSAMETAFGGSDADGAWDWKTAYDACEAAQVLFLRKYGGTILRKSASPVAALAMIEKVAALLPTHTRRSETSQAFQQFSTPAGLGFVATVAAAIRPGELVLEPSAGTGLLAVQAETRGASLVLNELAEIRAEMLGGLFGDCAITRHDAAHIHDYLRPDIAPSVVVMNPPFSAVAHVDRTMKDAALRHIGSALARLAEGGRLVAITGASCTPDNPAWADAFAQLQERGRILFSAAIDGRVYAKHGTTIDTRLTVLERVPADDPRRFPASPGVAPDTATLLGWVQGHVPPRGSGPDMPPPAMPVAMRAMAAAPAPRRRAAPAPAPARVDLPEAAELAYEAIDWMPAEAGRLTDAIYEPYALQSLRIDGAKPHPTPLVQSAAMASVSPPKPSYRPMLPASLVADSILSDAQLESVILAGEAHSGQLAGAWTVDDTWDVVTAAPDDAEKAVRFRRGWFLGDGTGAGKGRQVAGIILDNWLKGRRRAVWISRSETLHQDAMRDWEALGQERLLVTPLSRFRQGTAITLDEGVLFTTYATLRSQERGEKASRVQQIVEWLGADFDGVIVFDEAHAMANAAGSTSERGEQAPSQQGRAGLRLQHALPDARIVYVSATGATTVQNLAYAQRLGLWGGEDFPFTTRSEFIAAIEDGGVAAMEVLARDLKALGLYSARSLSFDGVEYEMLEHALTPAQIGIYDAYAGAFQIIHNNLDAAMKAANITGATGTLNAQAKSAARSAFESAKQRFFNHLITAMQTPSMIASIERDLAAGHSAVVQIVSTGEALMERRLADIPTEEWDDVRVDVTPREYVLSYLEHSFPVQLYEPFTDSEGNLSSRPVTDADGNPVESREAAERRDRLIERLASLAPVPAALDQIIHHFGTDVVAEVTGRSRRIVRRRGSDGIDRYVVESRPGSANVGETDAFQSDAKRILIFSDAGGTGRSYHADLGARNQRLRVHYLLEAGWKADNAIQGFGRTNRTNQKQPPLFRPVTTDVKAQKRFISTIARRLDTLGAITRGQRQTGGQGLFRPEDNLESQYARDALRQLYRLLYAGKVEGCSLLAFEEATGLSLRDDTGLKDELPPITTFLNRMLALAIDLQNVLFTAFEDLLTARIEGAVASGTYELGLETLQAESFTIAERSTIYAHPGTTAETRLLTIERKDRNRPLTLAKALDHLSDPRAVLLVNAQSGRAAVQIPTKGMLLDDGSVERRVRLVRPMESTPMPLEAMAQTQWHEASRADFARAWEAELAEVPEFATSTMHIVTGLLLPIWKRLPNESTRVYRLQTDDGERIIGRRVSPAWVATATANDDGPRLDPQAAFAALMDGRTVLDLAEGLQLRRVRVMNAYRIELTGFTDAMRERLTAYGLFHEIISWTLRMFVPVDAAGVAVLERLMKRWPLTRIADRAAA from the coding sequence ATGACTCTTGCTGCACCCGCTGCCCGTTCGGCGGCGCCGTTTCCCGTCGCGCCCGGTTTCGCCGCGACCGCCCGGTCCATCCTTGCCGCCGCCGCGCTGATCCTGCCCGATCTTGAACGGGGCCGCGCGATCGACGCACGCGCCCTGCGCTCCGCGATGGAGACCGCGTTTGGCGGTTCTGACGCCGATGGCGCATGGGACTGGAAAACCGCCTACGACGCCTGCGAAGCGGCGCAGGTTCTGTTCCTGCGCAAATACGGCGGCACGATCCTCCGCAAATCCGCTTCGCCGGTCGCCGCGCTGGCGATGATCGAGAAGGTGGCGGCGCTGCTCCCCACCCATACGCGCCGGTCGGAGACTTCTCAGGCGTTCCAGCAATTCTCGACGCCGGCCGGGCTGGGCTTCGTCGCCACCGTCGCGGCCGCGATCCGGCCGGGCGAGCTGGTGCTCGAACCCTCCGCCGGCACCGGGCTGCTCGCGGTCCAGGCTGAGACGCGAGGGGCCAGCCTGGTTCTCAACGAACTGGCCGAGATCCGCGCCGAGATGCTCGGCGGCCTGTTCGGCGATTGCGCGATCACGCGCCACGACGCCGCGCACATCCACGACTATCTGCGCCCGGACATCGCGCCGAGCGTGGTGGTGATGAACCCGCCTTTCTCGGCCGTCGCCCATGTCGATCGGACGATGAAGGACGCGGCGCTGCGCCATATCGGCTCGGCGCTGGCCCGGCTCGCCGAGGGCGGCCGCCTGGTCGCGATCACCGGCGCGAGCTGCACGCCCGACAATCCCGCCTGGGCCGACGCCTTCGCCCAGCTTCAGGAGCGCGGCCGCATCCTGTTCTCGGCGGCGATCGACGGCCGGGTCTATGCCAAGCACGGCACGACCATCGATACGCGCCTGACCGTTCTCGAGCGCGTTCCCGCCGACGATCCTCGCCGCTTCCCGGCCTCACCGGGCGTCGCGCCCGACACCGCGACCTTGCTCGGCTGGGTGCAGGGCCATGTGCCGCCGCGCGGGTCCGGCCCCGACATGCCGCCGCCCGCCATGCCGGTCGCCATGCGGGCGATGGCCGCTGCGCCCGCGCCCCGTCGTCGCGCCGCACCCGCACCAGCGCCTGCGCGCGTCGATCTACCCGAGGCGGCGGAGCTGGCCTATGAGGCGATCGACTGGATGCCGGCCGAAGCGGGCCGCCTGACCGATGCGATCTACGAGCCCTATGCGCTCCAGTCACTGCGCATCGACGGCGCGAAGCCGCATCCGACGCCGCTGGTCCAGTCGGCGGCGATGGCCTCGGTCTCGCCGCCCAAGCCGAGCTATCGGCCGATGCTGCCGGCCAGCCTCGTCGCCGACAGCATCCTGTCGGACGCCCAGCTCGAATCCGTGATCCTCGCGGGCGAGGCCCATAGCGGCCAGCTCGCCGGGGCATGGACCGTCGATGACACCTGGGATGTCGTCACCGCCGCGCCGGATGACGCTGAGAAGGCCGTGCGCTTCCGCCGCGGCTGGTTCCTCGGTGACGGCACCGGCGCGGGCAAGGGCCGCCAGGTCGCGGGCATCATCCTCGACAACTGGCTGAAAGGCCGCCGCCGCGCGGTCTGGATCAGCCGTTCCGAGACCCTGCACCAGGACGCCATGCGCGATTGGGAAGCGCTCGGCCAGGAGCGCCTCTTGGTGACGCCGCTTTCCCGCTTCCGGCAGGGCACGGCGATCACGCTGGACGAGGGCGTGCTGTTCACCACCTACGCCACGCTGCGGTCGCAGGAGCGCGGTGAAAAGGCGAGCCGCGTGCAGCAGATCGTCGAGTGGCTCGGCGCCGACTTCGACGGCGTGATCGTGTTCGACGAGGCGCACGCGATGGCGAACGCGGCCGGCAGCACCAGCGAGCGCGGCGAGCAGGCGCCCTCGCAGCAGGGCCGCGCGGGGCTTCGGCTCCAGCACGCGCTGCCCGATGCGCGCATCGTCTATGTCTCCGCGACCGGCGCGACCACCGTGCAAAATCTCGCCTACGCCCAACGGCTCGGCCTGTGGGGCGGCGAGGACTTTCCGTTCACCACGCGCAGCGAGTTCATCGCGGCGATCGAGGACGGCGGCGTTGCGGCGATGGAGGTGCTGGCGCGCGACTTGAAGGCGCTCGGCCTCTATTCGGCCCGCTCGCTGTCCTTCGACGGCGTGGAATACGAGATGCTCGAACATGCGCTGACCCCCGCGCAGATCGGCATCTACGACGCCTACGCGGGCGCCTTCCAGATCATTCACAACAATCTGGATGCGGCGATGAAGGCCGCGAACATCACCGGCGCGACCGGCACGCTCAACGCCCAGGCCAAGTCGGCGGCGCGCAGCGCCTTCGAGTCCGCCAAGCAGCGGTTCTTCAATCACCTCATCACGGCGATGCAGACGCCTTCGATGATCGCCAGCATCGAGCGCGACCTGGCGGCCGGCCATAGCGCCGTCGTCCAGATCGTCTCGACCGGCGAGGCGCTGATGGAACGCCGTCTCGCAGACATCCCGACCGAGGAATGGGACGACGTGCGCGTGGACGTGACGCCCCGCGAATACGTCCTATCGTATCTCGAACATAGCTTCCCGGTGCAGCTCTACGAGCCGTTCACGGACAGCGAGGGCAACCTGTCCTCGCGGCCCGTCACCGACGCGGACGGCAATCCCGTCGAATCCCGCGAAGCCGCCGAGCGCCGCGACCGGCTGATCGAGCGCCTGGCCTCGCTGGCGCCGGTGCCGGCCGCGCTCGACCAGATCATCCATCACTTCGGGACCGATGTGGTCGCCGAGGTGACGGGGCGTTCGCGCCGGATCGTCAGGCGGCGCGGCTCGGACGGCATCGACCGCTATGTGGTCGAGAGCCGGCCGGGCTCGGCCAATGTCGGCGAAACCGACGCCTTCCAGAGCGACGCCAAGCGCATCCTCATCTTCTCCGATGCGGGCGGGACCGGCCGCAGCTATCACGCCGACCTCGGCGCGAGGAACCAACGGCTGCGCGTCCATTATCTGCTGGAGGCGGGCTGGAAGGCCGACAATGCCATCCAGGGCTTCGGCCGCACCAACCGGACCAATCAGAAGCAGCCGCCGCTGTTCCGGCCGGTGACGACCGATGTGAAGGCGCAGAAGCGGTTCATCTCGACCATCGCGCGCCGGCTCGACACGCTGGGCGCGATCACGCGCGGCCAGCGCCAGACCGGCGGCCAGGGACTGTTCCGGCCGGAAGACAATCTGGAATCGCAATATGCGCGCGACGCGCTGCGCCAGCTCTACCGGCTGCTCTACGCGGGCAAGGTCGAGGGCTGCTCGCTGCTCGCCTTCGAGGAGGCGACGGGTCTCAGCTTGCGCGACGACACCGGCCTCAAGGACGAGTTGCCGCCGATCACGACCTTCCTCAACCGGATGCTGGCGCTCGCCATCGACTTGCAGAACGTCCTGTTCACGGCGTTCGAGGACTTGCTGACCGCCCGCATCGAGGGGGCCGTCGCTTCGGGAACCTACGAGCTGGGGCTGGAGACGCTCCAGGCCGAAAGCTTCACGATTGCCGAGCGCAGCACCATCTATGCTCATCCCGGCACCACGGCGGAGACGAGGTTGCTGACGATCGAACGCAAGGACCGCAATCGGCCGCTCACGCTGGCGAAGGCGCTCGACCATCTTTCGGACCCGCGTGCGGTCCTGCTGGTCAACGCCCAATCCGGCCGCGCCGCCGTGCAGATACCGACGAAGGGGATGTTGCTCGACGACGGCAGCGTCGAGCGCCGCGTGCGGCTGGTCCGGCCGATGGAATCGACGCCGATGCCGCTGGAGGCAATGGCGCAGACGCAATGGCACGAAGCGAGCCGGGCGGACTTCGCCCGCGCGTGGGAGGCGGAGTTGGCCGAGGTGCCGGAGTTCGCCACCAGCACCATGCACATCGTCACCGGCCTCTTGCTGCCCATCTGGAAGCGGCTGCCGAACGAGTCCACCCGCGTCTATCGGCTCCAGACCGATGATGGCGAGCGGATCATCGGCCGCCGGGTCTCGCCGGCCTGGGTCGCGACGGCAACCGCCAACGACGACGGCCCGCGTCTCGATCCGCAGGCGGCCTTCGCTGCGCTGATGGACGGGCGCACCGTGCTCGACCTGGCTGAAGGTCTCCAGCTCCGCCGTGTGCGCGTGATGAACGCCTACCGGATCGAGCTGACCGGCTTCACCGACGCCATGCGCGAGCGGCTGACCGCCTATGGCCTGTTCCACGAGATCATCTCGTGGACGCTGCGCATGTTCGTCCCCGTCGATGCGGCGGGCGTCGCGGTGCTGGAGCGCCTGATGAAACGGTGGCCGCTGACGCGCATCGCCGACCGGGCGGCCGCGTGA